The Salvelinus fontinalis isolate EN_2023a chromosome 24, ASM2944872v1, whole genome shotgun sequence genome has a segment encoding these proteins:
- the LOC129822667 gene encoding extracellular calcium-sensing receptor-like — protein MSLCGWLWLLYCLHVPGSAWGLDGVGEGACRLIAKQVSGSVYRAGDVVIGGLFPIHVEAPLPEQEFRSINGNSTCTIFNQRAYRWLQTMIFAVEEINRDPALLPNLTLGFLAADTCLSEGTTLGAALAMVTGKEASVVSTECGTTPDVPVIIGDARSSASIVVAQTLGPFDLPMVSYFATCACLSDTWRYPSFFRTVPSDAFQARGMAKLLRQLGWVWVGLLSGDGDYGKFGVQLLLQELQGSGVCVAYSEVIPKVPSKRQIRHIADTIRGSTARVVVAFVGFTGHAGALMEEVVRQNITDKQWIASEAWVTYSTIAAPKNLPSLAGTIGFALKKADILGLGPFLTRLHPDGDYQKSDPFVWELWEEMFGCSLGLDLSMTLSPRRQCTGSEVIREGESQYADVSQLRASYNVYKAVYAIAYAIQDMVACRPGDGVFNGGQCPDIRKLQPSQIVHYLRGVNFSTPVGESFHFDMNGDPPASYDIINWHVTPEGTAEFVQVGHFLSSEGSDDQFHIDMDKVVWGGGSGDEVPVSVCSADCPPGTRHAVQKGKPVCCFDCLSCAEGEISNTTGSVECIRCPERFWSNPDRTACIPQLVDFLSYSDTMGVILSVISVSGATLTAGALATFLYHRHTALVKANNSELSFLLLLSLKICFLCALVFIGQPKPWTCMLRHTLFGISFVFCISCLLSRTVVVLVAFRATLPGENLMRYFSPTQQRMGISLCTLIQVLICVLWLALAPPHPAERRGREGRGPRVVLECEVGSVVGFSLVLGYIGLLASLCLLLAFLARKLPDNFNEAKLITFSMLIFCAVWISFIPAYVSSPGKYTVAVEIFAILASSFGLLFCLFAPKCFIILLRPERNTKKHMMSK, from the exons atgAGCCTCTGTGGCTGGCTGTGGCTGCTCTACTGTCTCCATGTCCCTGGGTCTGCATGGGGTCTCGATGGAGTTGGAGAGGGGGCTTGTCGGCTGATAGCTAAGCAGGTCTCCGGCAGTGTTTATCGGGCAGGAGATGTGGTCATTGGGGGCCTGTTCCCCATCCATGTGGAAGCCCCTCTGCCAGAGCAGGAGTTCAGGAGCATTAATGGAAATTCTACCTGTACAAT TTTCAACCAGCGTGCTTACCGTTGGCTCCAGACTATGATTTTTGCTGTGGAGGAGATTAACCGTGACCCAGCCCTCCTGCCTAACCTCACCCTGGGGTTCCTGGCTGCTGACACATGCTTGTCAGAGGGCACCACCCTGGGGGCAGCCCTAGCCATGGTGACCGGCAAAGAGGCCTCCGTGGTGAGCACAGAGTGTGGCACAACCCCCGACGTTCCCGTCATCATCGGGGATGCCCGCTCCTCAGCTTCCATCGTGGTGGCACAGACCCTCGGGCCGTTTGATTTACCCATG gTGAGTTACTTTGCCACCTGTGCGTGTTTGAGTGACACCTGGAGGTACCCCTCATTCTTCCGTACGGTACCCAGCGATGCCTTCCAGGCTCGCGGCATGGCCAAGCTGCTGCGTCAGCTGGGCTGGGTGTGGGTGGGACTGTTGTCAGGGGATGGTGACTATGGCAAGTTTGGGGTTCAGCTGCTTCTCCAAGAGCTCCAGGGGTCTGGGGTCTGTGTCGCTTACTCTGAGGTCATCCCCAAG GTTCCGTCTAAGAGACAGATCAGGCACATTGCGGACACCATCAGAGGATCTACTGCCAGAGTGGTGGTGGCATTTGTAGGATTCACGGGTCATGCAGGG GCCCTGATGGAAGAGGTTGTCCGTCAGAACATTACAGATAAGCAGTGGATTGCCTCAGAGGCCTGGGTCACTTACTCTACTATCGCCGCCCCGAAAAACCTGCCCTCTCTTGCCGGGACAATCGGTTTTGCCCTGAAGAAAGCTGACATTCTCGGCCTGGGGCCTTTCCTCACACGCCTCCATCCAGACGGGGACTACCAGAAGTCCGACCCCTTCGTGTGGGAATTGTGGGAAGAGATGTTTGGGTGTTCTCTGGGGCTTGACCTCAGCATGACGCTGTCGCCCAGGCGACAGTGTACTGGGTCAGAGGTCATAC GTGAGGGGGAGAGCCAGTATGCTGACGTGTCTCAGCTGAGAGCCAGCTATAATGTGTACAAGGCTGTGTACGCCATCGCCTACGCCATACAGGATATGGTGGCCTGTCGACCAGGGGACGGAGTCTTTAATGGTGGACAGTGCCCTGATATCAGGAAGCTTCAGCCCAGCCAG ATTGTTCATTATCTGAGGGGAGTGAACTTCAGTACTCCTGTGGGGGAATCTTTCCACTTCGACATGAATGGTGATCCGCCTGCCTCTTATGACATCATCAACTGGCATGTGACCCCCGAGGGGACAGCAGAGTTTGTCCAGGTCGGACATTTTCTGTCCTCTGAGGGATCGGACGACCAGTTCCACATCGACATGGATAAGGTGGTGTGGGGTGGGGGCAGCGGAGATGAG GTCCCTGTGTCTGTATGCAGTGCTGACTGTCCCCCTGGTACCAGGCATGCGGTACAGAAGGGGAAGCCTGTTTGCTGCTTTGACTGTCTGTCCTGCGCTGAGGGAGAGATCAGCAACACAACAG GGTCAGTTGAGTGTATTAGGTGTCCAGAGCGGTTCTGGTCCAACCCTGATCGTACGGCCTGCATCCCCCAGCTGGTGGACTTCCTCTCCTACAGCGACACCATGGGCGTCATCCTGTCTGTCATCTCGGTTTCCGGGGCAACACTGACAGCCGGTGCCCTGGCAACCTTCCTCTACCACCGTCACACGGCCCTG GTGAAAGCCAACAACTCTGAGCTCAGCTTCCTGCTCCTGCTGTCACTCAAGATCTGCTTCCTGTGTGCGCTGGTTTTCATTGGCCAGCCAAAGCCATGGACGTGCATGCTGAGACACACCCTCTTTGGTATAAGCTTTGTGTTCTGCATCTCCTGTCTGCTCAGCAGgactgtggtggtgctggtggcCTTCAGGGCCACTCTGCCTGGAGAGAACCTGATGAGATACTTCAGCCCCACCCAGCAGAGGATGGGTATCTCACTCTGCACACTCATCCAG GTGTTGATCTGTGTACTGTGGCTGGCCTTAGCTCCACCCCATCCGGctgagaggaggggcagagagggtcggGGGCCGAGGGTCGTCCTGGAGTGTGAGGTGGGCTCTGTGGTTGGCTTCTCTCTGGTGCTCGGCTACATTGGCCTGCtggcctccctctgtctcctcttagCCTTCCTGGCCAGGAAACTACCAGACAACTTCAACGAGGCCAAGCTCATCACCTTCAGCATGCTGATATTCTGTGCCGTGTGGATCTCATTCATCCCTGCCTACGTCAGCTCTCCTGGGAAGTACACAGTAGCTGTAGAGATCTTTGCCATCCTGGCCTCCAGCTTTgggctgctgttctgtctgttTGCTCCAAAGTGTTTCATCATCCTTCTGAGACCAGAGAGAAACACCAAGAAACACATGATGTCCAAATAg